One window of Salegentibacter sp. Hel_I_6 genomic DNA carries:
- the queA gene encoding tRNA preQ1(34) S-adenosylmethionine ribosyltransferase-isomerase QueA yields MGMKLSHFNFELPDELLAEYPSENRDEARLMVLNRKEQTIEHKQFKDILDYFEPEDVMVLNNTKVFPARLYGNKEKTGARIEVFLLRELNPETKLWDVLVDPARKIRIGNKLYFGDDESLVAEVIDNTTSRGRTLRFLYDGSYEDFRMKLKELGETPLPKYIKREVQPEDQERYQTIYAKEEGAVAAPTAGLHFSKHLLKRLEIKGVDFAEVTLHVGLGTFSPVEVEDLSKHKMDSEEAFIERKATETINKAKRENRRVCAVGTTVMRVMESAVSSNHTLNEFSGWTNKFIFPPYDFSIANCMITNFHTPKSTLLMMISAFAGHDFMKRAYEEAVKEKYRFYTYGDAMLII; encoded by the coding sequence ATGGGAATGAAACTTTCACACTTCAATTTTGAACTTCCGGATGAACTTTTGGCCGAGTATCCTTCAGAGAACAGGGATGAAGCAAGGCTTATGGTTCTTAACCGAAAAGAACAAACAATTGAGCACAAACAATTCAAAGATATTCTAGATTATTTCGAGCCAGAAGATGTTATGGTATTGAACAATACCAAGGTTTTTCCGGCACGTTTATATGGAAATAAAGAGAAAACCGGTGCGCGGATTGAAGTATTCCTATTAAGAGAATTAAATCCTGAAACTAAACTTTGGGATGTACTTGTAGATCCTGCAAGAAAAATTAGAATCGGGAATAAACTTTACTTTGGTGATGACGAAAGTTTAGTAGCTGAAGTTATAGATAACACTACTTCTCGCGGAAGAACACTTCGTTTTCTTTATGACGGTTCTTACGAAGATTTCAGAATGAAATTGAAGGAACTTGGGGAAACTCCACTTCCAAAATATATAAAACGTGAGGTACAACCTGAAGACCAGGAACGTTACCAAACAATTTATGCCAAGGAAGAAGGAGCTGTAGCGGCACCAACGGCTGGACTTCATTTTTCTAAACATCTTTTAAAGCGTTTAGAAATTAAAGGAGTAGATTTTGCTGAAGTTACCTTACATGTTGGTTTAGGAACTTTTAGCCCGGTTGAGGTAGAAGACCTTAGCAAACATAAAATGGATAGCGAAGAGGCTTTTATTGAAAGGAAAGCCACTGAAACTATTAATAAAGCGAAACGCGAAAACAGGAGAGTTTGTGCTGTAGGTACTACCGTAATGCGTGTTATGGAAAGCGCAGTTTCTTCAAACCATACTTTAAATGAGTTTAGTGGTTGGACCAATAAATTCATTTTTCCTCCTTACGATTTTAGTATTGCAAACTGTATGATCACTAATTTCCATACCCCAAAATCTACACTCCTTATGATGATCTCGGCCTTTGCTGGTCACGATTTTATGAAACGTGCTTATGAGGAAGCGGTAAAAGAAAAATACCGTTTCTATACTTATGGAGATGCGATGTTGATTATCTAG
- a CDS encoding putative DNA modification/repair radical SAM protein, producing MMFDRIKEKLNILADAAKYDVSCSSSGSKRSNKNKGLGNSDGMGICHSYTEDGRCVSLLKILLTNHCIFDCAYCVTRRSNDIKRAAFKVQEVVDLTINFYRRNYIEGLFLSSGIFKNADFTMERLIQVAKKLRLEENFNGYIHLKSIPGASDELMYEAGLYADRLSVNIEIPTVSGLKKLAPEKEHSDFIKPMEKVKNEIIQYKSERKIIKSTPKYAPAGQSTQMIVGATGESDREIMLSANHYYTNYNMKRVYYSGYVPISNDPRLPSLGSQVPMLRENRLYQTDWLMRFYGYNVNELLNQEFPNLDVEVDPKLSWALRNPQHFPVDINLAEKEMLLRIPGVGLKSVSKILNARRYRKLNFDHLKAIGVALNRARYFMICDSRGWEKRDLGSAKIKSLILRNSVGKFRKEYSSQLSLF from the coding sequence ATGATGTTTGATAGAATTAAGGAAAAGCTAAATATTTTGGCTGATGCAGCAAAATATGATGTTTCCTGCTCCAGTAGTGGAAGCAAGAGATCTAATAAAAATAAAGGCCTTGGAAATTCAGACGGGATGGGAATTTGTCATTCTTATACCGAAGATGGGCGTTGCGTTTCCTTACTTAAGATTTTACTTACCAATCATTGCATTTTTGATTGCGCCTATTGTGTTACCCGCCGCAGTAATGATATAAAACGAGCCGCCTTTAAAGTCCAGGAAGTGGTAGATCTTACTATTAATTTTTATCGAAGAAATTATATAGAAGGTTTATTTCTAAGCTCAGGTATTTTCAAAAATGCCGATTTCACTATGGAGCGCTTAATCCAGGTGGCCAAAAAATTGCGTTTAGAAGAAAATTTTAATGGCTATATTCATTTAAAATCTATTCCCGGCGCCAGCGACGAACTTATGTATGAAGCAGGACTCTATGCCGATAGATTAAGTGTAAATATTGAAATTCCCACAGTTTCCGGTTTAAAAAAATTGGCTCCCGAAAAAGAACATTCCGATTTTATTAAACCAATGGAAAAGGTTAAAAATGAAATTATTCAATATAAATCTGAGAGAAAAATAATTAAAAGCACTCCAAAATATGCACCGGCCGGGCAAAGTACCCAAATGATTGTAGGAGCTACAGGAGAAAGCGACAGGGAAATTATGCTTTCCGCTAATCATTATTATACAAATTATAATATGAAGCGGGTATATTATTCTGGCTACGTGCCCATAAGTAATGATCCCAGGTTACCTTCGCTAGGATCACAGGTGCCCATGTTACGCGAAAACCGACTTTACCAAACCGATTGGCTCATGCGTTTTTATGGTTATAATGTTAATGAATTACTCAATCAGGAATTTCCAAATTTAGATGTAGAGGTTGATCCTAAATTAAGCTGGGCGCTAAGAAATCCGCAGCATTTCCCGGTAGATATTAATTTAGCTGAAAAAGAAATGTTACTTAGAATCCCGGGAGTTGGATTAAAATCGGTAAGCAAAATCTTAAATGCCAGAAGATACAGAAAACTAAATTTCGACCATTTAAAAGCTATAGGCGTGGCATTAAACCGGGCGCGCTATTTTATGATTTGTGATTCCAGGGGTTGGGAAAAGCGGGATTTGGGTTCTGCGAAAATTAAATCTTTGATTCTTCGGAATTCTGTAGGAAAATTTAGAAAGGAATATAGCAGTCAATTAAGCTTATTTTAA
- a CDS encoding polyprenyl synthetase family protein — MKVISQIKLPVEKEMELFEKKFLESMSSQVALLNRITHYIVNRKGKQMRPMFVFLVAKMVSNGNVNERTYRGAAVIELIHTATLVHDDVVDDSNRRRGFFSINALWKNKIAVLVGDYLLSKGLLLSIDNNDFDLLKIISVAVREMSEGELLQIEKARRLDITETVYYDIIRQKTATLIAACCSLGAASVKPESDAVAKMRRFGELIGMAFQIKDDLFDYGDEKIGKPTGIDIKEQKMTLPLIYALNNSTKKEKDWVINSVKNHNKDKKRVKEVIQFVKDKGGLDYAVKRMEEFQQEAMVLLEEYPDSSYRDSLELMVNYVIERKK; from the coding sequence ATGAAAGTAATTTCCCAAATAAAACTTCCGGTTGAGAAAGAGATGGAACTTTTTGAAAAAAAGTTCCTGGAATCTATGTCTTCCCAGGTTGCGCTGCTTAATAGAATTACGCATTATATTGTAAACCGTAAAGGGAAACAAATGCGTCCTATGTTTGTATTCCTGGTAGCCAAAATGGTTTCAAACGGGAATGTGAACGAGCGTACTTATCGCGGGGCTGCAGTTATTGAGCTTATTCATACTGCCACTTTAGTGCACGATGATGTGGTAGATGACTCTAACCGCCGTCGTGGATTTTTCAGTATAAATGCATTGTGGAAAAATAAAATTGCCGTTTTAGTGGGCGATTATTTACTTTCTAAAGGTTTATTACTTTCCATAGACAATAATGATTTTGACCTGCTAAAAATTATCTCAGTAGCCGTTAGGGAAATGAGCGAAGGTGAGCTTTTGCAAATTGAAAAAGCCAGGCGTTTAGATATTACCGAAACCGTTTATTATGATATTATTCGGCAAAAAACAGCTACACTTATTGCCGCTTGTTGCAGTTTGGGTGCCGCTTCAGTAAAACCGGAATCTGATGCTGTCGCAAAAATGCGACGTTTTGGAGAACTTATAGGAATGGCTTTTCAAATAAAAGATGATCTTTTTGATTATGGGGATGAAAAGATAGGAAAACCTACCGGTATTGATATCAAAGAACAAAAAATGACCTTGCCTTTGATCTATGCCCTGAATAATTCGACTAAAAAAGAAAAAGATTGGGTGATCAATTCGGTTAAAAATCACAATAAGGACAAAAAGCGGGTAAAAGAGGTAATCCAGTTTGTGAAAGATAAAGGGGGGCTTGATTATGCGGTAAAGCGTATGGAAGAATTTCAGCAGGAAGCTATGGTACTCTTAGAAGAATACCCAGATTCATCTTATCGAGATTCTTTAGAGTTAATGGTGAACTATGTAATAGAACGCAAAAAATAG
- a CDS encoding nucleotide pyrophosphohydrolase: MDIENAQKAVDDWIKEHGVRYFNELTNMAQLTEEVGEVARIIARRYGEQSEKESDKEKDLGEELADVMFVVLCLANQTGVNLQEAFDKKLDLKTKRDHDRHHNNQKLK; the protein is encoded by the coding sequence ATGGACATAGAAAACGCTCAAAAAGCTGTAGACGACTGGATCAAAGAACACGGAGTTCGATATTTCAATGAGCTTACCAATATGGCACAGCTTACCGAAGAAGTAGGCGAAGTGGCAAGGATTATTGCACGCCGGTATGGGGAGCAAAGCGAAAAAGAATCTGATAAAGAAAAAGATCTTGGAGAAGAGCTTGCAGACGTAATGTTTGTAGTGCTATGTCTTGCCAATCAAACCGGGGTTAATTTGCAGGAAGCTTTTGATAAAAAATTAGATCTTAAAACAAAAAGAGATCACGACAGGCATCATAATAACCAAAAGTTAAAATAA
- a CDS encoding TIGR03915 family putative DNA repair protein, which yields MKTTSLNYDGTFNGLLTSIFISYEEKLNVVSIKPPDAINVDLFSENIQIVSDSKKANRVWQGFKKFANTRGQNAIYYAYLSEQPGIELDILRYFQHTFENRESIDGDFSNPAILRVAQTAKKVGREKHRMEAFVRFQLTKDKIYFATIAPDFNVIPILNKHFTSRYSDQQWIIYDTKRKYGLYYDLQKARIISIDFSRNLESSEEKQGIYDDTEEDFQKLWKNYFESTTIKSRINRRLHHQHVPKRYWKYLIEKNPLHN from the coding sequence ATGAAAACCACCTCCCTCAATTACGATGGTACTTTTAATGGTTTACTAACCAGCATTTTTATAAGTTATGAAGAAAAGTTAAATGTGGTATCCATTAAACCGCCAGATGCGATTAATGTAGATTTATTTAGTGAGAATATTCAGATAGTTTCCGATTCCAAGAAAGCCAATCGTGTATGGCAGGGTTTTAAGAAATTCGCAAACACGCGTGGTCAAAATGCAATTTACTACGCCTACTTAAGTGAACAACCTGGAATTGAATTAGATATTCTAAGATATTTTCAACATACTTTTGAAAATAGAGAAAGTATAGATGGTGATTTTTCTAATCCAGCGATTTTAAGAGTGGCGCAAACTGCAAAAAAAGTAGGACGTGAAAAACATAGAATGGAAGCCTTTGTTAGATTTCAGCTTACCAAAGACAAGATTTATTTTGCTACCATAGCGCCAGATTTTAATGTAATACCTATCCTTAATAAGCATTTCACTTCTAGATATAGTGATCAGCAATGGATAATTTATGATACTAAACGTAAATATGGACTTTATTACGACTTACAGAAAGCCCGGATAATAAGTATTGATTTTTCGAGAAATTTAGAATCTTCAGAAGAAAAGCAAGGAATTTATGATGATACCGAAGAAGATTTCCAGAAATTATGGAAGAATTATTTTGAATCTACAACCATCAAATCCCGCATAAACAGAAGGCTTCACCACCAACATGTTCCTAAACGCTACTGGAAATATTTGATTGAAAAGAATCCCTTGCATAATTAA
- a CDS encoding sulfatase: MVSKKSFFVILSLLVGISSLYSCKSNTDEKKGEKDPEKKRPNIVFIMTDDHAAQAISAYGHPVSQLAPTPNIDRIAQNGVKFNNNFCTNSICGPSRAVILTGKHSHQNGFRMNGDVFDGSQPTLPKYLKEVGYQTALFGKWHLHGLPEGFDYWNILVDQGNYYNPDFIKGKDTTRIKGYATDIITEMGLDWLKNDRTKEKPFMLMVQHKAPHRNWMPALRHINKYDSTEFPLPESYFTDHKGQIAAQQQQQTIYEDMYEGHDLKMTVAKGSDSLRHNPWKTDFERMTKEQRATWDKGYRPKNDAFHDANLGGEELARWKGQRYLQDYLATIASVDEGVGEILDYLEESGLDENTLIIYTTDQGFYLGEKGFFDKRFMYEESLAMPMLMQFPAEIEAGSEIDALTQNLDFAPTFLDFAQAEIPAEMQGKSLRALMNNSISDADFRNAIYYHYYDFPAFHMVKRHYGVRTDRFKLMHFYDDIDEWEMYDLKEDPKEMDNIYNHPDYASVREELHSSLDSLQQKYKVTEKEFETTPEEQVERSYRNFERLAGESPRN; encoded by the coding sequence ATGGTTTCTAAAAAATCTTTTTTCGTTATTCTAAGTCTTCTTGTTGGAATCTCCAGTCTTTATTCCTGTAAAAGTAATACCGATGAAAAAAAAGGAGAAAAAGATCCCGAAAAGAAGCGACCTAATATTGTTTTTATAATGACCGATGATCATGCTGCACAGGCCATTAGTGCTTATGGTCATCCCGTAAGCCAACTTGCTCCAACACCAAATATTGACCGTATTGCGCAAAACGGGGTTAAATTCAATAATAATTTCTGTACAAATTCTATTTGCGGGCCGAGCCGAGCTGTAATTTTAACGGGGAAACATAGCCACCAAAATGGCTTTAGAATGAATGGTGATGTTTTTGATGGATCACAACCTACCCTTCCCAAATATCTTAAAGAGGTGGGCTATCAAACTGCACTGTTTGGAAAATGGCATCTCCATGGATTACCGGAAGGTTTTGACTACTGGAATATTCTTGTAGATCAGGGAAATTATTACAATCCAGATTTTATAAAAGGAAAGGATACCACACGAATTAAAGGTTATGCGACCGATATAATTACCGAAATGGGATTAGATTGGTTAAAGAACGATAGAACTAAGGAAAAGCCTTTTATGCTAATGGTGCAACATAAAGCGCCTCATAGAAACTGGATGCCGGCTCTTAGACATATAAATAAATATGATTCTACAGAATTCCCATTACCTGAAAGCTACTTTACAGATCACAAAGGGCAAATAGCGGCACAGCAACAACAACAAACTATTTACGAAGATATGTATGAGGGCCATGATCTTAAAATGACCGTGGCAAAAGGCAGTGACTCTTTAAGACATAATCCCTGGAAAACTGATTTTGAAAGAATGACTAAAGAACAAAGAGCAACCTGGGATAAAGGCTACCGTCCAAAAAATGATGCTTTTCACGATGCGAATCTTGGTGGAGAAGAATTGGCAAGATGGAAGGGCCAACGCTATTTACAGGATTATTTGGCTACTATAGCTTCAGTAGATGAAGGCGTGGGCGAGATTTTAGATTACTTGGAAGAAAGTGGTTTAGATGAAAATACCCTCATTATTTACACTACAGATCAGGGTTTTTATCTTGGGGAGAAAGGATTTTTTGATAAACGATTTATGTATGAAGAGTCTTTAGCAATGCCTATGCTTATGCAATTCCCGGCAGAAATTGAGGCAGGCAGCGAAATTGATGCGCTTACTCAAAACCTCGATTTTGCGCCTACGTTTTTGGATTTCGCACAAGCCGAAATTCCGGCAGAAATGCAGGGAAAATCTTTAAGAGCTCTAATGAACAACTCAATTAGCGATGCAGACTTTAGAAATGCTATTTATTATCATTACTACGATTTCCCGGCATTTCATATGGTAAAGCGACATTATGGTGTTAGAACTGATAGGTTTAAACTTATGCATTTCTACGACGATATAGACGAATGGGAAATGTACGATCTCAAGGAGGATCCTAAAGAGATGGACAATATTTATAATCATCCAGATTATGCTTCAGTAAGGGAGGAATTACATAGCAGTTTAGATTCCCTTCAGCAGAAATATAAGGTTACCGAAAAAGAATTTGAAACTACTCCTGAAGAACAGGTAGAACGAAGCTATCGTAATTTCGAGAGATTAGCGGGAGAAAGCCCGAGAAACTAG
- the rlmN gene encoding 23S rRNA (adenine(2503)-C(2))-methyltransferase RlmN encodes MKNKKKDIRALTKAQLQEFFVSNGDKSFRGSQVYEWLWNKGAHSFEAMTNISKATREMLDENFVINHIRVDRMQRSSDGTIKNAVKLHDQLTVESVLIPTASRTTACVSSQVGCSLDCQFCATAKLKRMRNLNPDEIYDQVVAIDNESRLYFDRPLSNIVFMGMGEPLMNYNNVMKAVEKITSPEGLGMSPKRITISTSGVPKMIKKLADYEAKIKLAVSLHSAIDEVRTQIMPFNETFPLDDLREALEYWYSKTKSRITYEYIVWKDINDTRKDAEALVRFCNYVPCKVNLIEYNPIDDGNFQQASSNATDMYQQILERNGITVTVRRSRGKDIDAACGQLANKSA; translated from the coding sequence GTGAAAAATAAGAAGAAAGACATACGGGCACTTACCAAAGCACAACTGCAGGAATTTTTTGTATCCAATGGCGATAAATCTTTCCGCGGAAGTCAGGTTTATGAATGGCTTTGGAATAAAGGCGCGCATAGTTTTGAGGCTATGACCAATATCTCTAAAGCTACCCGTGAAATGCTGGACGAGAATTTTGTAATTAATCATATTCGGGTAGACCGGATGCAACGTAGTAGCGATGGCACAATTAAAAATGCCGTAAAGTTACACGATCAACTCACAGTAGAATCGGTTTTAATTCCCACAGCGAGTAGGACCACCGCTTGTGTTTCTTCACAGGTAGGTTGTAGTTTAGATTGCCAATTTTGTGCTACGGCTAAGCTTAAAAGAATGCGAAACCTGAATCCAGATGAAATTTATGATCAGGTAGTTGCAATAGACAATGAAAGCCGCCTGTATTTTGACCGGCCGCTTAGCAATATTGTTTTTATGGGAATGGGAGAGCCGCTTATGAATTACAATAACGTAATGAAAGCGGTAGAAAAGATCACTTCCCCAGAAGGTTTGGGTATGTCTCCCAAGCGAATTACTATTTCTACCTCAGGAGTTCCAAAAATGATTAAAAAATTAGCTGATTATGAGGCTAAAATAAAATTAGCAGTTTCCCTGCATTCGGCAATAGATGAAGTGCGAACGCAAATAATGCCATTTAATGAAACTTTTCCTTTAGATGATCTTCGGGAAGCTTTAGAATATTGGTATTCTAAAACTAAAAGCCGAATCACTTACGAATATATTGTTTGGAAAGATATTAACGACACCCGCAAGGATGCTGAAGCCCTGGTGCGCTTTTGCAATTATGTGCCCTGTAAGGTGAATTTGATTGAATATAACCCTATAGACGACGGGAATTTCCAACAAGCCTCTTCTAATGCTACAGATATGTACCAGCAAATTTTAGAGCGAAATGGTATTACAGTAACCGTGAGACGTTCTCGTGGAAAGGATATTGATGCTGCTTGTGGCCAGTTGGCTAATAAATCGGCTTAA
- the aroA gene encoding 3-phosphoshikimate 1-carboxyvinyltransferase, whose amino-acid sequence MNLKILNTKKHLKGNIKVTGSKSESNRLLILQALYPGLKISNLSNSDDTHYLQKALESEDELIDIHHAGTAMRFLTAYFSTQQGREVVLTGSKRMTERPVKLLVDALRKMGADISYEKNEGYPPIRIKGKKLETESVSLAANISSQYISALMLIAPSLPKGLEINLEGKITSTPYIKMTLEILQRAGVQGIFEGNSIKIQPVQSLEKRTLAVESDWSSASYYYSLAAICESADLRLSTYRKTSLQGDSCLAEIYKQFGVTTKFEDDHIILEKRPGSKPKQIEENLQNSPDIAQTIAVTCLALNVPCYLTGLHTLKIKETDRLEALKTEIEKFGSRVEVNQDSLELFPEENFSKNVSVATYNDHRMAMAFAPLALKVPFEIEEAEVVSKSYPGFWEDFQKLNFEVEKTSI is encoded by the coding sequence ATGAATTTAAAGATATTAAATACAAAAAAGCATCTCAAGGGTAATATTAAAGTTACCGGTTCTAAAAGTGAATCTAATCGCTTGCTAATTCTTCAGGCTTTATATCCTGGCTTAAAGATTAGTAACCTTTCTAATAGTGATGATACACATTATTTGCAAAAGGCACTGGAGAGCGAAGATGAATTAATAGATATTCATCACGCCGGTACTGCAATGCGGTTTTTGACTGCTTATTTCTCAACCCAACAGGGCAGGGAAGTAGTTTTAACCGGAAGTAAAAGAATGACCGAGCGTCCCGTAAAATTATTGGTTGATGCGTTAAGAAAAATGGGAGCCGATATTTCTTATGAAAAGAACGAAGGTTATCCACCAATTAGAATTAAAGGGAAAAAGTTAGAGACTGAATCAGTAAGTTTAGCAGCCAATATTAGCAGCCAGTATATTTCAGCATTAATGCTTATCGCGCCTTCTTTGCCAAAGGGTCTCGAAATTAATCTGGAAGGTAAGATCACTTCTACGCCTTATATAAAAATGACTTTAGAAATTCTACAACGCGCAGGTGTGCAAGGCATTTTTGAGGGAAATTCAATTAAAATTCAGCCCGTTCAAAGCTTAGAAAAACGAACTTTGGCAGTAGAATCAGATTGGAGTTCTGCTTCTTATTATTATAGTTTGGCAGCAATATGTGAATCTGCCGATCTTAGGTTGAGTACTTATAGGAAAACAAGTTTGCAGGGTGATTCCTGTCTTGCTGAAATCTATAAGCAATTTGGAGTTACTACTAAATTTGAAGACGATCATATTATTTTAGAAAAACGCCCGGGTAGTAAACCAAAACAGATAGAAGAAAACCTTCAAAACTCTCCCGATATCGCTCAAACTATAGCGGTGACCTGTTTAGCTTTAAACGTGCCTTGTTATTTAACCGGTTTGCACACTTTAAAAATTAAGGAGACAGATAGGCTGGAAGCTTTAAAAACCGAAATTGAAAAATTTGGTAGTAGAGTTGAGGTGAATCAGGATAGCCTGGAACTTTTTCCAGAGGAAAATTTTTCAAAGAATGTTTCGGTAGCTACTTATAATGATCATCGTATGGCGATGGCTTTTGCGCCACTTGCACTTAAAGTTCCCTTTGAAATAGAAGAGGCTGAAGTTGTTTCAAAATCCTATCCCGGATTTTGGGAAGATTTTCAAAAACTCAATTTCGAGGTTGAAAAAACTTCAATTTAA
- a CDS encoding transglutaminase domain-containing protein: MKHFYFFIISLFSVCLLQAQDFKFGKVSKEEVLEKEHPKFKEANAAVLFREHNVFYEITKNKGLTLVTEIHERIKIYNKEGFDWANKTISAYTNGMKKEEIGNIKGYTYNLIEGKLVDEKLKNNGIFHEETNKYTLKTKFTMPAVTEGSVIEYTYTIRSPFLTSIDDVPLQFDIPVNRLEAELKIPEFFGFRMHYNPYSPIVFPIDKTRENFTYRYMQKSRTGDRVVKTNYNERSVNYMQDIYSFKRDEIPPLKQEIYVDYLQNYAAYLRWELQYTKFPDDPIENYSQTWEGVAKSIYNDAGLKQEVNRSNFFDKDIDELLAQTQNNTEKLQKLFNYVKSKMTWNDFIGFQAESGVKAAYKNGEGNTGDVNLMLVSMLRYAGFNANPVLVSTRSHGIPIYPTRNGFNYVIAAVENQDNTILLDATDKNVAIGELPERAMNWQGRIIREDGSSDWVNLMPTVKSQNNTMLNMQFDEQMVIKGKSVRNINGLYAKNFRDNYLGLAPKEYVQVLEKDKGNILISEVAISNEKAIGKTIKQSYNFELKDAMETINGKIYFKPMVFAGLNENPFKGEERSYPIFFDFPSTESKTINLLIPDGYEVESLPESAIVELKNGTGVFKFVVALNGKFLRIESSLDMNNMVYTSQDYEGLKNFYGEMVNKHSEAIVLSKS; encoded by the coding sequence ATGAAACATTTTTACTTTTTTATCATCAGTTTATTCTCAGTGTGTTTGCTTCAGGCACAGGATTTCAAATTCGGTAAGGTTTCCAAAGAGGAAGTGCTTGAAAAAGAACATCCCAAATTTAAAGAAGCCAATGCAGCAGTATTGTTCAGAGAGCATAATGTTTTTTATGAGATAACTAAAAACAAAGGTTTAACCCTGGTTACCGAAATTCACGAGCGAATTAAGATTTATAATAAAGAAGGTTTTGATTGGGCTAATAAAACTATTAGTGCCTACACTAATGGGATGAAGAAGGAAGAGATAGGAAATATCAAAGGCTATACTTATAATTTAATTGAAGGGAAACTTGTAGATGAAAAACTTAAAAATAATGGGATTTTTCATGAGGAAACCAATAAATACACTTTAAAAACCAAATTCACAATGCCAGCGGTAACTGAAGGTAGTGTGATAGAATATACGTATACTATACGTTCCCCTTTTCTTACCTCGATAGACGATGTGCCGCTTCAATTTGATATCCCCGTGAACAGGTTAGAGGCAGAATTAAAAATACCTGAATTTTTTGGTTTCAGAATGCATTATAACCCCTATTCCCCAATTGTTTTTCCAATAGATAAAACAAGGGAAAATTTCACCTATAGGTATATGCAAAAAAGCAGAACTGGTGATCGCGTGGTAAAAACCAATTACAACGAAAGAAGTGTGAATTATATGCAGGATATTTATAGCTTTAAGCGAGATGAGATACCTCCTCTAAAGCAGGAAATATATGTAGATTATCTTCAAAATTACGCGGCTTATTTACGTTGGGAATTACAATATACCAAGTTTCCAGATGATCCAATTGAAAACTATTCACAAACCTGGGAGGGAGTGGCAAAAAGCATTTATAATGATGCTGGGCTCAAACAAGAGGTGAATAGGAGCAATTTTTTTGATAAGGATATTGACGAATTACTTGCGCAAACACAGAATAATACAGAGAAATTGCAAAAGCTTTTTAACTATGTAAAAAGTAAAATGACCTGGAACGATTTTATAGGTTTCCAGGCAGAAAGCGGGGTAAAAGCAGCATATAAAAATGGAGAAGGAAATACCGGGGATGTAAATCTTATGTTAGTGAGTATGTTAAGATATGCTGGTTTTAACGCCAATCCTGTTCTTGTGAGTACCAGGTCTCACGGTATCCCGATATACCCTACCAGAAACGGGTTTAATTATGTAATAGCAGCGGTTGAAAATCAGGATAATACTATTTTACTTGATGCAACCGATAAAAACGTGGCTATAGGCGAGCTGCCAGAGAGAGCTATGAATTGGCAGGGAAGAATTATAAGAGAAGATGGATCTTCAGATTGGGTAAATTTGATGCCTACCGTAAAATCACAGAATAACACCATGCTTAATATGCAATTTGATGAGCAGATGGTTATAAAAGGAAAATCTGTAAGGAATATCAATGGTTTGTATGCTAAAAACTTTAGAGATAATTACCTGGGCTTAGCGCCTAAGGAATATGTGCAGGTTCTTGAAAAAGATAAAGGAAATATTCTTATTTCTGAGGTAGCTATTTCAAATGAGAAGGCTATTGGAAAAACCATTAAGCAGAGTTATAACTTCGAATTAAAAGATGCGATGGAAACGATAAATGGCAAAATCTATTTTAAACCTATGGTTTTTGCCGGGCTCAACGAAAATCCTTTTAAGGGCGAGGAACGCAGTTATCCTATATTTTTCGATTTTCCTTCCACCGAGAGTAAAACAATAAATCTGCTTATTCCCGATGGTTACGAAGTAGAGTCTTTACCCGAGAGTGCTATAGTAGAGCTCAAAAATGGAACCGGAGTATTTAAATTTGTAGTTGCCTTAAACGGAAAATTCTTAAGGATAGAATCTTCTTTAGATATGAATAATATGGTTTACACTTCACAAGATTATGAAGGGCTTAAAAATTTCTACGGTGAAATGGTAAATAAACATTCAGAAGCTATAGTTTTGTCAAAATCTTAA